Proteins encoded in a region of the Zea mays cultivar B73 chromosome 4, Zm-B73-REFERENCE-NAM-5.0, whole genome shotgun sequence genome:
- the LOC100281703 gene encoding O-fucosyltransferase 6 isoform X1 — protein MVQSRRRSGNYRCPRRAALPAAALLLFLLAAVALLYVSPPPLADHPVLASSRRRRSAHTLLNSSGAGSMEEFERREISRAPTNGSAVRDDLWGSKLASKFYGCSNSSSRFLDSNITTQPERYLMIVTSGGLNQQRTGIIDAVVAARILNATLVVPKLDQASFWKDSSNFSDIFYADWFISSLSKDVKIVKELPHIGGKLRAPHRMRVPRKCTERCYLNRVLPALLKKHVIRLTKFDYRLANRLQTDLQKLRCRVNYHALRFTAPIQEMGEKLIQRMRERSMYFIALHLRFEPDMLAFSGCYYGGGEKERRELGAIRKRWKGLHPNPEKGRRQGRCPLTPEEVGLMLRALGYRKDVHIYVASGEIYGGARTLAPLKALFPNLHTKETISSKEELAPFSKYSSRMAALDFIVCDESDAFVANNNGNMAKILAGRRRYFGHKRTIRPNAKRLYPLFLNRGNMSWDAFSSKVHMVQKGFMGEPKELRPGRGEFHENPSTCICERTDGKAVARAKSQDDQVLNSVADQGKGIGEPAVPNHTDEEAGEPDDDEDVPADKEVVDAEMVDDVLAGDPELEQILSD, from the exons ATGGTCCAGTCACGGCGGCGCAGCGGCAACTACCGTTGCCCGCGCCGCGCCGCACTGCCGGCGGCAGCGCTCCTGCTCTTCCTCCTCGCCGCCGTCGCGCTGCTCTACGTCTCCCCGCCGCCGCTCGCAGACCACCCCGTGCTCGCTTcctcccgccgccgccgctcggcCCATACCTTG CTGAACAGCTCCGGCGCCGGTAGCATGGAGGAGTTCGAGCGCCGCGAGATTTCCCGTGCTCCG ACGAATGGTTCGGCCGTCAGGGATGACCTTTGGGGTTCAAAGCTTGCTAGCAAATTTTATGGGTGCAGCAACTCAAGCAGCAGGTTTCTTG ACTCAAATATTACTACCCAACCAGAGCGCTATTTGATGATTGTTACAAGTGGAGGCCTGAATCAACAGAGAACAGGG ATAATCGATGCTGTTGTTGCTGCACGCATTTTAAATGCCACACTTGTTGTTCCCAAACTAGACCAAGCATCCTTCTGGAAAGATTCAAG CAATTTTTCGGATATTTTTTACGCCGACTGGTTCATCTCATCTCTATCAAAGGATGTAAAGATTGTGAAAGAGCTTCCACATATAGGAGGTAAACTTCGGGCTCCTCACAGAATGCGTGTTCCCCGAAAATGTACTGAGCGGTGTTACTTGAACCGTGTTTTGCCTGCACTTCTTAAGAAACAT GTTATTCGGTTGACGAAGTTTGATTATAGATTAGCAAATAGGTTGCAAACTGACTTGCAAAAGTTGAGATGTAGAGTCAACTATCATGCATTGAGATTTACTGCTCCAATACAAGAGATGGGTGAAAAGCTAATACAAAGAATGAGGGAGAGGAGCATGTATTTTATTGCTCTTCATTTGAG ATTCGAACCTGATATGCTTGCCTTTTCGGGGTGCTATTACGGTGGTGGAGAGAAAGAGAGGAGAGAACTTGGTGCTATAAGGAAGAGGTGGAAAGGCTTGCAT CCTAACccagagaaaggaagaaggcaaggTAGATGCCCTCTAACTCCTGAAGAGGTGGGTTTGATGTTGAGAGCGCTGGGCTACAGAAAGGATGTCCACATTTATGTAGCTTCTGGAGAGATATATGGAGGTGCAAGGACTCTGGCACCTCTTAAAGCTCTCTTCCCTAATCTCCACACAAAAGAAACAATATCTAGCAAAGAGGAGCTGGCTCCATTCTCTAAATATTCTTCTCGCATGGctgcacttgatttcattgtctgTGATGAAAGTGATGCTTTTGTGGCTAACAACAACGGCAACATGGCTAAAATTTTGGCTGGACGAAG GAGATACTTTGGGCACAAGAGAACGATCCGACCAAATGCCAAAAGGCTCTATCCCTTATTTTTGAACAGAGGAAACATGTCGTGGGATGCATTCTCCTCAAAAGTACACATGGTTCAGAAAGGATTTATGGGAGAGCCCAAAGAGCTGAGGCCAGGGAGGGGAGAGTTTCATGAGAACCCTTCTACCTGCATTTGTGAAAGGACTGATGGCAAAGCAGTAGCCAGAGCCAAATCTCAAGATGATCAAGTATTGAATAGTGTTGCTGACCAAGGCAAAGGCATTGGCGAGCCAGCTGTTCCCAATCATACGGATGAAGAGGCGGGCGAACCTGATGATGACGAAGATGTCCCTGCTGACAAAGAGGTTGTTGACGCTGAAATGGTTGACGATGTATTGGCCGGGGATCCTGAGTTAGAACAGATTCTTTCAGACTAG
- the LOC100281703 gene encoding O-fucosyltransferase 6 isoform X2, producing the protein MIVTSGGLNQQRTGIIDAVVAARILNATLVVPKLDQASFWKDSSNFSDIFYADWFISSLSKDVKIVKELPHIGGKLRAPHRMRVPRKCTERCYLNRVLPALLKKHVIRLTKFDYRLANRLQTDLQKLRCRVNYHALRFTAPIQEMGEKLIQRMRERSMYFIALHLRFEPDMLAFSGCYYGGGEKERRELGAIRKRWKGLHPNPEKGRRQGRCPLTPEEVGLMLRALGYRKDVHIYVASGEIYGGARTLAPLKALFPNLHTKETISSKEELAPFSKYSSRMAALDFIVCDESDAFVANNNGNMAKILAGRRRYFGHKRTIRPNAKRLYPLFLNRGNMSWDAFSSKVHMVQKGFMGEPKELRPGRGEFHENPSTCICERTDGKAVARAKSQDDQVLNSVADQGKGIGEPAVPNHTDEEAGEPDDDEDVPADKEVVDAEMVDDVLAGDPELEQILSD; encoded by the exons ATGATTGTTACAAGTGGAGGCCTGAATCAACAGAGAACAGGG ATAATCGATGCTGTTGTTGCTGCACGCATTTTAAATGCCACACTTGTTGTTCCCAAACTAGACCAAGCATCCTTCTGGAAAGATTCAAG CAATTTTTCGGATATTTTTTACGCCGACTGGTTCATCTCATCTCTATCAAAGGATGTAAAGATTGTGAAAGAGCTTCCACATATAGGAGGTAAACTTCGGGCTCCTCACAGAATGCGTGTTCCCCGAAAATGTACTGAGCGGTGTTACTTGAACCGTGTTTTGCCTGCACTTCTTAAGAAACAT GTTATTCGGTTGACGAAGTTTGATTATAGATTAGCAAATAGGTTGCAAACTGACTTGCAAAAGTTGAGATGTAGAGTCAACTATCATGCATTGAGATTTACTGCTCCAATACAAGAGATGGGTGAAAAGCTAATACAAAGAATGAGGGAGAGGAGCATGTATTTTATTGCTCTTCATTTGAG ATTCGAACCTGATATGCTTGCCTTTTCGGGGTGCTATTACGGTGGTGGAGAGAAAGAGAGGAGAGAACTTGGTGCTATAAGGAAGAGGTGGAAAGGCTTGCAT CCTAACccagagaaaggaagaaggcaaggTAGATGCCCTCTAACTCCTGAAGAGGTGGGTTTGATGTTGAGAGCGCTGGGCTACAGAAAGGATGTCCACATTTATGTAGCTTCTGGAGAGATATATGGAGGTGCAAGGACTCTGGCACCTCTTAAAGCTCTCTTCCCTAATCTCCACACAAAAGAAACAATATCTAGCAAAGAGGAGCTGGCTCCATTCTCTAAATATTCTTCTCGCATGGctgcacttgatttcattgtctgTGATGAAAGTGATGCTTTTGTGGCTAACAACAACGGCAACATGGCTAAAATTTTGGCTGGACGAAG GAGATACTTTGGGCACAAGAGAACGATCCGACCAAATGCCAAAAGGCTCTATCCCTTATTTTTGAACAGAGGAAACATGTCGTGGGATGCATTCTCCTCAAAAGTACACATGGTTCAGAAAGGATTTATGGGAGAGCCCAAAGAGCTGAGGCCAGGGAGGGGAGAGTTTCATGAGAACCCTTCTACCTGCATTTGTGAAAGGACTGATGGCAAAGCAGTAGCCAGAGCCAAATCTCAAGATGATCAAGTATTGAATAGTGTTGCTGACCAAGGCAAAGGCATTGGCGAGCCAGCTGTTCCCAATCATACGGATGAAGAGGCGGGCGAACCTGATGATGACGAAGATGTCCCTGCTGACAAAGAGGTTGTTGACGCTGAAATGGTTGACGATGTATTGGCCGGGGATCCTGAGTTAGAACAGATTCTTTCAGACTAG
- the LOC100281703 gene encoding O-fucosyltransferase 6, with amino-acid sequence MVQSRRRSGNYRCPRRAALPAAALLLFLLAAVALLYVSPPPLADHPVLASSRRRRSAHTLLNSSGAGSMEEFERREISRAPTNGSAVRDDLWGSKLASKFYGCSNSSSRFLDSNITTQPERYLMIVTSGGLNQQRTGIIDAVVAARILNATLVVPKLDQASFWKDSSNFSDIFYADWFISSLSKDVKIVKELPHIGGKLRAPHRMRVPRKCTERCYLNRVLPALLKKHVIRLTKFDYRLANRLQTDLQKLRCRVNYHALRFTAPIQEMGEKLIQRMRERSMYFIALHLRFEPDMLAFSGCYYGGGEKERRELGAIRKRWKGLHPNPEKGRRQGRCPLTPEEVGLMLRALGYRKDVHIYVASGEIYGGARTLAPLKALFPNLHTKETISSKEELAPFSKYSSRMAALDFIVCDESDAFVANNNGNMAKILAGRRYPLLLCHQWFITCPDHISCPLQEILWAQENDPTKCQKALSLIFEQRKHVVGCILLKSTHGSERIYGRAQRAEAREGRVS; translated from the exons ATGGTCCAGTCACGGCGGCGCAGCGGCAACTACCGTTGCCCGCGCCGCGCCGCACTGCCGGCGGCAGCGCTCCTGCTCTTCCTCCTCGCCGCCGTCGCGCTGCTCTACGTCTCCCCGCCGCCGCTCGCAGACCACCCCGTGCTCGCTTcctcccgccgccgccgctcggcCCATACCTTG CTGAACAGCTCCGGCGCCGGTAGCATGGAGGAGTTCGAGCGCCGCGAGATTTCCCGTGCTCCG ACGAATGGTTCGGCCGTCAGGGATGACCTTTGGGGTTCAAAGCTTGCTAGCAAATTTTATGGGTGCAGCAACTCAAGCAGCAGGTTTCTTG ACTCAAATATTACTACCCAACCAGAGCGCTATTTGATGATTGTTACAAGTGGAGGCCTGAATCAACAGAGAACAGGG ATAATCGATGCTGTTGTTGCTGCACGCATTTTAAATGCCACACTTGTTGTTCCCAAACTAGACCAAGCATCCTTCTGGAAAGATTCAAG CAATTTTTCGGATATTTTTTACGCCGACTGGTTCATCTCATCTCTATCAAAGGATGTAAAGATTGTGAAAGAGCTTCCACATATAGGAGGTAAACTTCGGGCTCCTCACAGAATGCGTGTTCCCCGAAAATGTACTGAGCGGTGTTACTTGAACCGTGTTTTGCCTGCACTTCTTAAGAAACAT GTTATTCGGTTGACGAAGTTTGATTATAGATTAGCAAATAGGTTGCAAACTGACTTGCAAAAGTTGAGATGTAGAGTCAACTATCATGCATTGAGATTTACTGCTCCAATACAAGAGATGGGTGAAAAGCTAATACAAAGAATGAGGGAGAGGAGCATGTATTTTATTGCTCTTCATTTGAG ATTCGAACCTGATATGCTTGCCTTTTCGGGGTGCTATTACGGTGGTGGAGAGAAAGAGAGGAGAGAACTTGGTGCTATAAGGAAGAGGTGGAAAGGCTTGCAT CCTAACccagagaaaggaagaaggcaaggTAGATGCCCTCTAACTCCTGAAGAGGTGGGTTTGATGTTGAGAGCGCTGGGCTACAGAAAGGATGTCCACATTTATGTAGCTTCTGGAGAGATATATGGAGGTGCAAGGACTCTGGCACCTCTTAAAGCTCTCTTCCCTAATCTCCACACAAAAGAAACAATATCTAGCAAAGAGGAGCTGGCTCCATTCTCTAAATATTCTTCTCGCATGGctgcacttgatttcattgtctgTGATGAAAGTGATGCTTTTGTGGCTAACAACAACGGCAACATGGCTAAAATTTTGGCTGGACGAAGGTATCCGTTGCTGCTATGTCATCAGTGGTTTATTACTTGCCCTGACCATATTTCGTGCCCTCTGCAGGAGATACTTTGGGCACAAGAGAACGATCCGACCAAATGCCAAAAGGCTCTATCCCTTATTTTTGAACAGAGGAAACATGTCGTGGGATGCATTCTCCTCAAAAGTACACATGGTTCAGAAAGGATTTATGGGAGAGCCCAAAGAGCTGAGGCCAGGGAGGGGAGAGTTTCATGA
- the LOC100281703 gene encoding O-fucosyltransferase 6 isoform X3 → MVQSRRRSGNYRCPRRAALPAAALLLFLLAAVALLYVSPPPLADHPVLASSRRRRSAHTLLNSSGAGSMEEFERREISRAPTNGSAVRDDLWGSKLASKFYGCSNSSSRFLDSNITTQPERYLMIVTSGGLNQQRTGIIDAVVAARILNATLVVPKLDQASFWKDSSNFSDIFYADWFISSLSKDVKIVKELPHIGGKLRAPHRMRVPRKCTERCYLNRVLPALLKKHVIRLTKFDYRLANRLQTDLQKLRCRVNYHALRFTAPIQEMGEKLIQRMRERSMYFIALHLRFEPDMLAFSGCYYGGGEKERRELGAIRKRWKGLHPNPEKGRRQGRCPLTPEEVGLMLRALGYRKDVHIYVASGEIYGGDTLGTRERSDQMPKGSIPYF, encoded by the exons ATGGTCCAGTCACGGCGGCGCAGCGGCAACTACCGTTGCCCGCGCCGCGCCGCACTGCCGGCGGCAGCGCTCCTGCTCTTCCTCCTCGCCGCCGTCGCGCTGCTCTACGTCTCCCCGCCGCCGCTCGCAGACCACCCCGTGCTCGCTTcctcccgccgccgccgctcggcCCATACCTTG CTGAACAGCTCCGGCGCCGGTAGCATGGAGGAGTTCGAGCGCCGCGAGATTTCCCGTGCTCCG ACGAATGGTTCGGCCGTCAGGGATGACCTTTGGGGTTCAAAGCTTGCTAGCAAATTTTATGGGTGCAGCAACTCAAGCAGCAGGTTTCTTG ACTCAAATATTACTACCCAACCAGAGCGCTATTTGATGATTGTTACAAGTGGAGGCCTGAATCAACAGAGAACAGGG ATAATCGATGCTGTTGTTGCTGCACGCATTTTAAATGCCACACTTGTTGTTCCCAAACTAGACCAAGCATCCTTCTGGAAAGATTCAAG CAATTTTTCGGATATTTTTTACGCCGACTGGTTCATCTCATCTCTATCAAAGGATGTAAAGATTGTGAAAGAGCTTCCACATATAGGAGGTAAACTTCGGGCTCCTCACAGAATGCGTGTTCCCCGAAAATGTACTGAGCGGTGTTACTTGAACCGTGTTTTGCCTGCACTTCTTAAGAAACAT GTTATTCGGTTGACGAAGTTTGATTATAGATTAGCAAATAGGTTGCAAACTGACTTGCAAAAGTTGAGATGTAGAGTCAACTATCATGCATTGAGATTTACTGCTCCAATACAAGAGATGGGTGAAAAGCTAATACAAAGAATGAGGGAGAGGAGCATGTATTTTATTGCTCTTCATTTGAG ATTCGAACCTGATATGCTTGCCTTTTCGGGGTGCTATTACGGTGGTGGAGAGAAAGAGAGGAGAGAACTTGGTGCTATAAGGAAGAGGTGGAAAGGCTTGCAT CCTAACccagagaaaggaagaaggcaaggTAGATGCCCTCTAACTCCTGAAGAGGTGGGTTTGATGTTGAGAGCGCTGGGCTACAGAAAGGATGTCCACATTTATGTAGCTTCTGGAGAGATATATGGAG GAGATACTTTGGGCACAAGAGAACGATCCGACCAAATGCCAAAAGGCTCTATCCCTTATTTTTGA